One stretch of Rhodopirellula islandica DNA includes these proteins:
- a CDS encoding outer membrane protein assembly factor BamB family protein, producing the protein MNRSAPMLCPQRPLHRMLVPLAWLLWAGLVQLAGGAMGPVSTCAAADWLQWRGPEGNNHAPADAEAPLRWDLERSENVVWKTAIPGRGHSSPIVVGDHIFLTTAVAEDETQRLIKCSRSDGRMVDNWIIHRGTLPERIHSNNSFASPSPASDGQNIYVSFHTDDAIVVTSLNLEGKQNWQRKVAAFRPSQFQFGYGASPILVDGLLVVAAEYDGPESCLAALDTQTGRDVWRVARPSNLNFATPIAATIGGQPMVLISGADMINAYDPVTGKELWGVDTATEAICGTVVWDDRRVITSGGNPRAGTWCILGDGSSNSVQWENNVQCYEQSLLTIPNYLFGVADTGVAYCWRTMDGKQMWRTRLFGGGISASPLLVDGRIYVAAEDGTVFVFQASQDRFELKAENKTGDSLFATPVPVDDRLLIRTGVGHGDQRQEYLISVGLR; encoded by the coding sequence ATGAATCGATCTGCCCCCATGTTGTGCCCCCAGCGTCCGCTCCACCGCATGCTCGTCCCATTGGCATGGCTGTTGTGGGCTGGGTTGGTCCAGTTGGCAGGCGGGGCGATGGGGCCGGTTTCGACCTGCGCCGCCGCGGATTGGCTGCAGTGGCGAGGCCCGGAAGGCAACAATCACGCACCGGCTGACGCGGAAGCTCCCCTTCGCTGGGATTTGGAACGAAGCGAAAACGTTGTTTGGAAAACGGCGATTCCGGGTCGCGGGCATTCGTCTCCCATCGTTGTCGGGGACCATATTTTCCTGACCACGGCGGTGGCCGAAGATGAAACCCAGCGTCTGATCAAATGCAGTCGTTCCGATGGACGGATGGTCGACAACTGGATCATTCACCGCGGGACGCTGCCCGAGCGAATCCACTCGAACAATTCGTTTGCCTCCCCCAGCCCCGCCTCGGACGGTCAGAACATTTACGTTTCCTTCCACACCGATGACGCGATCGTCGTGACCTCGTTGAATTTGGAAGGCAAACAAAACTGGCAGAGGAAAGTCGCGGCGTTTCGGCCTTCGCAATTCCAATTTGGGTATGGAGCCAGCCCGATTTTGGTGGATGGCCTGCTGGTCGTCGCAGCAGAGTACGACGGGCCTGAAAGCTGTCTCGCGGCCTTGGACACTCAAACCGGCCGCGACGTTTGGCGAGTTGCTCGGCCGTCCAATTTGAACTTTGCCACGCCGATCGCGGCGACGATTGGGGGCCAGCCGATGGTGCTGATCTCAGGAGCCGACATGATCAATGCCTACGATCCCGTCACAGGCAAAGAACTCTGGGGCGTGGACACGGCGACCGAGGCGATCTGTGGCACCGTTGTTTGGGACGACCGCCGCGTCATCACCAGTGGCGGAAATCCCAGAGCTGGCACCTGGTGCATCCTGGGCGATGGCAGCTCCAACAGTGTGCAGTGGGAAAACAACGTCCAGTGCTACGAACAATCGCTGCTGACGATCCCCAACTACTTGTTCGGCGTCGCGGACACCGGCGTTGCCTACTGCTGGCGGACCATGGACGGCAAACAAATGTGGCGGACACGTTTGTTCGGCGGTGGCATCAGCGCCTCGCCGTTGTTGGTCGATGGCCGCATCTACGTTGCGGCCGAAGACGGCACCGTCTTCGTCTTCCAAGCCAGCCAGGATCGATTCGAACTGAAGGCAGAAAACAAAACCGGCGACTCTCTCTTCGCCACACCGGTCCCCGTCGACGACCGACTGCTGATTCGGACCGGGGTGGGCCATGGAGATCAACGACAAGAATACTTGATCTCGGTTGGCCTGCGTTGA
- the trpA gene encoding tryptophan synthase subunit alpha: protein MTPLQNLFESLRGQNRKALMPFLTTGDPNIDTTEAVIAAARRAGADLCEIGVPYSDPIADGPVIQASYQRALDAGFKLQHVWDLGQHLTDNADVAAMPRVTMVSYSIIYRIGMAKYVEQAMQAGYCGAIVPDLLVEEADEFSKVCQEKGFDLIQLVTPTTTRDRQCRIAELSSGFLYYVSVTGITGERTALPADLVDNVGWLREQTELPICIGFGISGPETAAQLAPVSDGLIVGSAIVRRVAAAVAKANESGTDPVQAAAEEAGEFCRSLRSAIDAA from the coding sequence ATGACGCCTCTGCAAAACCTGTTTGAATCGCTTCGTGGTCAGAACCGCAAAGCCTTGATGCCGTTTTTGACGACCGGCGACCCGAACATTGACACAACAGAAGCCGTCATCGCAGCAGCTCGCCGCGCCGGTGCCGATCTCTGCGAAATCGGAGTCCCCTACAGCGATCCCATTGCTGATGGACCGGTGATCCAGGCCTCCTACCAACGTGCACTCGACGCGGGGTTCAAGCTGCAACATGTCTGGGATCTCGGCCAGCATTTGACGGACAACGCCGATGTTGCCGCGATGCCACGCGTGACGATGGTCAGCTATTCCATCATCTACCGAATCGGAATGGCCAAGTACGTCGAGCAAGCCATGCAAGCGGGTTACTGCGGCGCGATCGTGCCTGATTTGTTGGTCGAAGAAGCAGACGAGTTCAGCAAGGTTTGCCAGGAAAAAGGTTTCGACCTGATCCAGCTCGTCACACCCACCACGACAAGAGACCGCCAATGCCGCATCGCGGAACTGTCCAGCGGTTTCCTGTACTACGTTTCCGTCACTGGAATCACAGGTGAACGAACCGCGTTGCCGGCCGATTTGGTTGACAATGTGGGCTGGCTCCGTGAACAAACCGAACTGCCGATCTGCATCGGGTTCGGAATCAGCGGACCTGAAACCGCAGCCCAGTTGGCACCTGTTTCTGATGGCTTGATTGTTGGCTCCGCGATTGTCCGGCGAGTAGCCGCTGCGGTGGCCAAGGCAAACGAATCGGGAACCGATCCTGTCCAAGCAGCCGCTGAGGAAGCGGGCGAGTTCTGCCGTTCCCTGCGATCCGCGATCGACGCTGCGTAA